A part of Procambarus clarkii isolate CNS0578487 chromosome 21, FALCON_Pclarkii_2.0, whole genome shotgun sequence genomic DNA contains:
- the LOC138367131 gene encoding glycoprotein-N-acetylgalactosamine 3-beta-galactosyltransferase 1-like: MRRVLLVKAAVLVTLSLIVGTVISLSLQHRSSYCTRQPLSHDDLVDEVVPAFPLKTHNHSHHTVKALQETQKVRVLCWVMTRPETHHSKAVHVKATWGSRCDKLIFMSSKNDTQLGTIDLGVGEGRHELWSKTRAAFTYVYNNYLSQYDWFFKADDDTYTIMENMRYMLSTYDPNFPIYFGSKFKKFSKQGYMSGGGGYVLSREALKQFVEVALPDKKLCEDHDTSSEDAEIGKCLNNIGVVAGDSRDSMGRGRFFPFTPSTHLFGGVPNWYYEYVYYPPDTGLNCCSDSAVTFHYVDTQLMYVMEYLLYHLRPHGLHPNHPVPAPLPPDRASIHPQASLHPRLCSLALTPSHNVGYFATGKMLMNRGVTTSAAGRKQEITGKNKEESGSKQEISRLQAVTKQEVIWRDQNVAEMEQEKRRGHTKMRKQ, encoded by the exons ACAGCCGCTCAGCCATGATGACTTGGTCGACGAGGTTGTACCCGCCTTCCCTTTAAAAActcacaaccacagccaccacacag TGAAGGCGCTGCAGGAGACGCAGAAGGTGCGGGTGCTGTGTTGGGTGATGACTCGTCCGGAGACGCACCACAGCAAGGCCGTCCACGTCAAGGCCACCTGGGGCTCCCGCTGTGACAAACTTATCTTCATGAGCTCCAAGAATG ACACTCAGCTTGGGACTATCGAccttggtgttggtgaggggaggCACGAGTTGTGGAGCAAGACACGGGCAGCCTTCACCTACGTCTACAACAACTACTTGTCTCAATACGACTGGTTCTTTAAGGCCGACGACGACAC GTATACCATCATGGAGAACATGCGCTACATGCTCTCGACCTACGACCCCAACTTCCCCATCTACTTCGGCTCAAAGTTCAAGAAGTTCAGCAAGCAAGGCTACATGAGTGGAG GTGGAGGATACGTGTTGAGCAGGGAGGCCTTGAAGCAGTTTGTGGAGGTGGCGCTGCCTGACAAGAAGCTCTGTGAGGACCATGACACTAGCTCCGAGGATGCTGAGATAG GAAAGTGTCTGAACAATATTGGAGTTGTGGCCGGAGACTCCCGGGACAGCATGGGCCGAGGCCGCTTCTTTCCCTTCACCCCTAGCACGCACCTCTTCGGTGGCGTCCCTAACTGGTACTACGAGTACGTCTACTACCCGCCCGACACG GGCCTCAACTGCTGCTCAGACTCGGCCGTGACCTTCCACTATGTTGACACCCAGTTGATGTACGTGATGGAGTACCTGCTGTACCACCTGAGGCCCCACGGCCTCCACCCCAACCACCCCGTTCCAGCACCTCTTCCTCCGGACCGAGCCAGCATACATCCCCAGGCGAGTCTGCACCCACGACTCTGCTCTCTGGCTCTAACACCGTCACACAATGTGGGATACTTTGCCACAGGAAAA ATGCTTATGAACCGAGGTGTAACAACGTCAGCTGCAGGAAGGAAGCAGGAAATAACAGGAAAGAATAAAGAAGAATCAGGAAGTAAGCAGGAAATAAGCAGGTTGCAAGCAGTAACGAAGCAGGAAGTAATATGGAGGGATCAGAATGTAGCAGAGATGGAGCAGGAGAAAAGAAGGGGACATACAAAGATGAGGAAGCAGTAA
- the LOC138367133 gene encoding myb-like protein F, whose amino-acid sequence MTVTGRVKTDYNKQNDDCNRKNDDCNSKNDDCNGKNVDCNSKNDDYNRKNDDCNSKNDDYNRKNDNCNSKNDDYNRKNDDCNRKNDDCNGKNDVCNRKKDDYNSKNGDCNRKKDDCNRKNDDCNSKNDDYNRKNDDCNSKNDGCNGKKDDCNSKNDDCNRKNDDCNNKNDNEL is encoded by the coding sequence ATGACTGTAACTGGCAGAGTGAAGACTGATTATAACAAACAGAATGATGACTGTAATAGGAAGAATGATGACTGTAATAGTAAGAATGATGACTGTAATGGGAAGAATGTTGACTGTAATAGTAAGAATGATGACTATAATAGGAAGAATGATGACTGTAATAGTAAGAATGATGACTATAATAGGAAGAATGATAACTGTAATAGTAAGAATGATGACTATAATAGGAAAAATGATGACTGTAATAGGAAGAATGATGACTGTAATGGGAAGAATGATGTCTGTAATAGGAAGAAAGATGACTATAATAGTAAGAATGGTGACTGTAATAGGAAGAAAGATGACTGTAATAGGAAGAATGATGACTGTAATAGTAAGAATGATGACTATAATAGGAAGAATGATGACTGTAATAGTAAGAATGATGGCTGTAATGGGAAGAAAGATGACTGTAATAGTAAGAATGATGACTGTAATAGGAAGAATGATGACTGTAACAATAAGAATGATAACGAGCTGTAA